The DNA sequence TCCTATCCTTCACCTCTGATTCTTTGGAAGGCTGCTTCATTAACCTTTCTCTATTTTCATTTTTTCCTTCAGCAATTTGGACAATTGAGGGTCGATTCATCTTTTTTTCTGTCTCAATATAAACCTGAGGAATAAAAAAAGCCTTTAAAATATCAATTTCCCTCTGATTTATTCTTTCCCCTTTTGAAAATAAAAGACCCCCCAAAGGAGTGAATACATTTTCAGCAAGAACTTCACCGGTTCGAAGTGATGAAACACTTACTTTTTCCATTGGGTTCACCTCCTCAACCCATTCATTTTTTACAAAAATGGAGTAATACAAAGGATAGTATGAAAACAGGGCAACCATGTGTTACCCTGTTTTCTATATTATATGTTATGTCCCTTATTCCTCTTTATTTTTATCATTTATGCTTCGTCATTTTTTTCAATTCGTGCAACGGTGGCCACTTCTTGATCTTCTTCAATGCGAATTAATCGAACTCCCTGGGTGTAACGGCCAATTATCGAAATATCATTTATCTGTAATCGGATAACCATTCCCAAATTGGTAACAATCATTAAATCATCTTGTTCAGTTACCACGGTAAGCGAAACAATTTCTCCATTCTTTGGGGTGACATTTAAAGTTTTTATTCCCTTTCCGCCTCGGGTTTGAACACGGTATTCCGAAATTGGTGTTCGTTTCCCATATCCCTTTTTAGTAACAATCAAAACTTCCGAATTTTCCTTTACAATATCCATTCCTATGACAAAATCGTTTGGTGATAACGTGATTCCCTTTACCCCCGTTGCCGCTCTACCCATGGTTCTCACATCAGATTCCGGAAAACGAATGGACATTCCTAGATGGGTACCGAGGATAATTTCCTGGCTGCCATCGGTTAAATGAATACCGATTAATTCATCGTTATTCTTCAAGTTTATGGCAATCAGGCCGCCTTTTCTAATATTGGCAAACTCTGATAAAGACGTCTTTTTAACAATCCCCGATTTGGTAGCAAAAAATAAGTATTGTTCCGTATCAAATTCTTTTACAGGTATAACCGCATTAACGTATTCTCCTTTTTCAATTTGTATCAAATTGATAATTGGGGTCCCCTTTGCCGTTCTTCCCAGCTCCGGTACTTCGTAGGCTTTTAGTCGATATACCTTCCCTTTATTGGTAAAAAACAATAAATACTCATGGGAACTGGTAATGAAAAGATGTTGAACAAAATCATCTTCTCTGGTACCCATTCCTTGTACCCCTCTGCCTCCCCTCTTCTGACTACGATAGGTTGTAATGGGCAGACGCTTGATATATCCTTGGTGGGTTAAAGTAATGACCACATCTTCTTCTTCTATTAAATCCTCAATATTGATTTCCTCTTCCGTCAAAGAGATTTGAGTACGACGCGAATCCCCGTATTTCGTATTAATCTCCTCTAATTCCTCAGAGATTACGTGATAAATCTTTTGTTCATCAGCCAAAATCCCTTTTAACTCAGCAATTTTTGTAATTAATTCTGCATATTCTCCTTCAATTTTCTCCCGTTCCAATCCTGTTAATCGCTGTAAGCGCATATCCAGGATTGCTTGGGCCTGTTCATAAGTTAATTGAAATTGGTTCATTAATCCCTCTCTGGCAATTTCTGCGGTTTGAGAGGCACGGATGAGAGAAATAACCTGATCTAAATGATCTAATGCAATTCTTAAACCTTCTAGAATATGAGCTCTTGCTTCTGCCTTTTTTAAATCATATTCTGTTCTCCGGCGAATCACTACTTTTTGGTGTTCAAGGTAATGATATAGGGTTTGTTTTAAGTTAAGAACCTTCGGAACACCTTCCACTAACGCCAGCATAATGATTCCAAAGGTGGTTTGAAGAGCTGTTTGCTTGTAAAGATTATTCAGAACCACATTGGCATTCACATCTCTTCTTAATTCAATGACCACCCTCATGCCGTTTCTGTCAGA is a window from the Microaerobacter geothermalis genome containing:
- the gyrA gene encoding DNA gyrase subunit A, which produces MVQQSNIQEINISQEMRNSFLDYAMSVIVSRALPDVRDGLKPVHRRILHAMNELGMTPDKPYKKSARIVGEVIGKYHPHGDAAVYETMVRMAQDFSYRYPLIDGHGNFGSVDGDSAAAMRYTEARLSKIATELLRDINKETVDFGDNYDGSEKEPVVLPSRFPNLLVNGTAGIAVGMATNIPPHNLSEVIRGILQLIKNPDITNAELMKSIKGPDFPTGGIILGRDGINRAYETGKGIITIRAKAHIEELNGGKSRIVVTELPYQVNKAKLVEKIAELVREKKLDGITDLRDESDRNGMRVVIELRRDVNANVVLNNLYKQTALQTTFGIIMLALVEGVPKVLNLKQTLYHYLEHQKVVIRRRTEYDLKKAEARAHILEGLRIALDHLDQVISLIRASQTAEIAREGLMNQFQLTYEQAQAILDMRLQRLTGLEREKIEGEYAELITKIAELKGILADEQKIYHVISEELEEINTKYGDSRRTQISLTEEEINIEDLIEEEDVVITLTHQGYIKRLPITTYRSQKRGGRGVQGMGTREDDFVQHLFITSSHEYLLFFTNKGKVYRLKAYEVPELGRTAKGTPIINLIQIEKGEYVNAVIPVKEFDTEQYLFFATKSGIVKKTSLSEFANIRKGGLIAINLKNNDELIGIHLTDGSQEIILGTHLGMSIRFPESDVRTMGRAATGVKGITLSPNDFVIGMDIVKENSEVLIVTKKGYGKRTPISEYRVQTRGGKGIKTLNVTPKNGEIVSLTVVTEQDDLMIVTNLGMVIRLQINDISIIGRYTQGVRLIRIEEDQEVATVARIEKNDEA